The Pangasianodon hypophthalmus isolate fPanHyp1 chromosome 23, fPanHyp1.pri, whole genome shotgun sequence genome includes the window CATTCAACTCCAAcaaacctgacacacacacacacacacacacacacacacacacacacacacctgtaacacacctgtCCTACTGTAAAACAGATAACATTGTTAATAAGGGAAAATTTactgctgcattctgattggctgaatcTGCTGCTCCGCCCCAATTTGTGATGTAATAGGAGGGATTTCACCCTGTATTACTCGTAGGTTCTTTAAGCAGGTTTATAGTTAGTGTTGCCATGGTGTTCAGTTTAGAGTTTCTGCTGAACACTGAATCATTTCTATATAATGCACGCTCAACACTACACataaattaacaaacaaacagcgGCAGAGGTCTGTTCCACCTCTCAGTCTCAGATTCTTCTGAATTTTTCCACCATTTACTAGCAAATAGATGAGAACAAAAACATTCAGATCTTTTCAGTCAACTTTTACTCGTTACGAAATGGCAGTCATTTCAAAATTAGCCATGTCTTAGGGATCTTCTTCACCTGAAATGAACTTGGTAAAGTCCTACTGCTTCATCAGTCAGGTGGCATCATTGAGTATTTTCAGCTTAAAACAGAAGAGCCTTAGATCATATCATATCCTCCTATTCAGCTGATGACGATAAACTGAAGAAGTGGTTTCCTCTGGTCATTATTAAATGACAATCGTGGAGAAACACCTCGTCTTTGACTCAACATAGCACTTCGAGCATTACACGAAAACAACGGGCCTGATTCAGCTGCAGGATCCGACACCGCAGGACCAAACTCTGCTGCTGAGAAGGAGCAACAGTCTTAACTGTATTAACCCAAAGGAAGCAACTGTTTGCCTTCACCACAAAGCTGTTCCTCTTACACAATCGAGTCTGTGCAGCGAGATAAAGACTGTAATCCATTTAATATCCAAGGAAAAAAAGTGAGTGAAAGGTAagtcaagtaaaaaaaaaagttgttcaaTTGTAAAAGTCACGTGAGACCTGGATGCCAGACGTAACGCAGTACTCAAACCGACACCACCTGGGCACCAGGTAGGAGAGAACATCTGAGTCATGAACGCACTTTAACGACTTTTATTTTCAGTCGAAGCTCCAGTCTTGGTCAGGGAAGACCTCTGCCCTTGaataaagctgttcctttgaGAAAGATCGCTCACAGAAGTCTAATTTAATCGTCACTGCGTTACGGGTGATTTTCATTTAGCTGCGCGCAGATTGAAAGAACAGTTCTGTTTTTTGGTTCTTAAAATACACGTGTTTACCGAGATATGGTTTATCAAGTGTGAAATGGCTATTCCATCTCGCTATCTATATTTCCAAGCAATTCCTGTagatattttcacaaaaaagaTTATAGActgtttcttatttatttgctatttcTTTGTAATtggtcagcacacacacttttcacttATTTGTAAGATGAAATGAAGACGAATGAGGGGGAAAGACAAACACAGGTACGcccaaaaacacatttttggcATTTATCATTGAAATCGTATGGCGAATTACAATCCTTTATGTATTAAGTGCTTTTTCATCTTCATAGCATGCATACTTTGGGTTATTAAAATGAAGACTGTTTCAAAAAAGTGGGCGTggcatgtcacaaagcaggtcTGGCCCAAattttaaaatggctgccattttGTAATAAGTGACATTTGACCTAAATTTACTAGGATCTTGTTCTCATGCATGTACTAACAAATggttaaaaacaataacaacaacaacaacaaaacatagGATTCCACTGAACCTCCTAAATGAATTATTGTCTTCTACACCCTACCTAGTGTAACTACAGGAAGCCATTTGGAATCAGACTTTAGTTCACATTTTATCATAAacactgagggtgtgtgtgtgtgtgtgtgtgtgtgtgtgtgtgtgtgtgtgtgtgtgagtgagtgagtgagtgagtgagtgagtgtgagagagagagagagagagagaaagagagagagagagagagagagagagagagagggagaaggagattGTACCTTGTAAGCGGTTGATGAGCCACATGAGCTGTTTTTTGGAGATATTGGTATAGCCCAGATTGAGGGAGACAGGCTGGCGGCGGATTATACCACTCAGCATTGGGGGGGTGATGGATCTCTGACGGCTGAGGTCAATCTGAGTCCACAGTCTCTTATCACAGCACctgaacccacacacacacacacacacacacacacacacacacacacacacacacgaaataAGGGGAATTACACAAGCGTTCataatttttaataagaaaaagctGCTGTAaatttgtgatataaaaatttACAGCAATGTTAAACACTCTGAAGTGCCAACATTaatgagtgcgtgtgtgtgtgtgtgtgtgtgtgtgtgtgcgtgtgctgcTGAGGGTCAGctacagtttaaataaataaataaataaataaataaataaataaatgcgcTACTTAAAGCTTACAAGAAATCTAGAAACTTGTAGCACATGAAGAACATGGAACACATCAGcactcacatttacacattcagCTACTCGAAGAAAGAGCAGATCAGAGAGGAGAGTCTGATTAGCTAAACTTGAGCAAAGAGATAGTCTAATCTAGGACATTAGCACAGCTAGCTAATTCACTTAACCACAAATctccaacagccaatcagaaaccgACCTGGATGATGGTTAGAGGACGATTACCACACGATTAactgtgcaggaaaaaaaacgagCTGATCATCAACAAGGTGAACAAGAAAGAGGGCAGGAGTGTGTACGAAAGTACAGATCCACTCATatcaacaccacacacacacacacacacacacacacacaccccagtgtctgtactgaggaggagtggaggaagAAATAAACATAATCAGTGCAGTGCCTATAGGccggggtgccaatacttttgtgCAGCGTGGCGGATGGCGGTGTACAGTGTGTGGAGCTGATGAGAGCGGTTATTTAAACGTAGTAAGGGAATAAACGTCTCACCAGCGGCTCCACGTCCTGCACACCCTCATGCAGACGCACAGCTGTTTCTGGTTGAGGTGCTGGAACACTCGGAGCCAGACGTCTCGGGGCAGGACGTGAGACGCGCCGCTGTCCAGCGGGAGGCAGTGCGGCTCGGGGCAGGCGGGCGGAGGCCGCACCAGGTGCCTCTCCATCTGCACCGCTTTGGGCGGAGAGATAAACGTCAGCTGGGCTGCGATGCGGGACGCCGGATTGGACAGGAGGACGCCTCCGTTTCCTCCGTTCGCCGTCCCGCTTCCTGTCGTCTGCGTCGGCGTCTGTTTCGTTCCGCTACGCGTTTTTCCGGCTCGCCCCGTTTTGTTAGTCTGGTGTCGATGATTAGCGTTAGCATTAGTGCCTCCGCTGTTACTCTTGGCGTTCTCTTTCTCCATCCGAGTCCGCCCGTTCCGCGACACTTCCTGTCCGTTGCTGCGTTTTGACACGCCctctgagtgggcgtggccgATGGAAGGCTGATGCTGACTGGAGGAAAGGGCAGACGGAGAGGGCGGAGTCAGCAGCCCGggtttcctgtttttctccccGCCGCCGACTGCGTCCTCGTCCTCGATCTCGGTCACTGCAGCCGACTTGCGCCCCCTCGGAGTGTTTTCGGATTTCCGGCTgcgctgttgttgctgctgagtttcctctgacgtcacttcctgttcctgttcgTTTCCCGTCCTCTCGCCTTCCGAGTCGTCGCTGGCGCTGAAGCCCAGTTCAGCAAGACGCCGGTTCCTCTCTCGCTCGCGCTCTTTCTCGCGTTCtttctcgcgctctctctctcgggaGTTGTACGCCGTCGCCGGGGACGACGGTTCAGAAGCGCCGCCCGGAGACGCAGAGTCTGAGTCCGAGTCGGAATCCGAGTCCGACTCTGagctggaggaagaggaggaagaggaggaggagtctCTGGTGCGCTCCAGCAGCTGGCACATGCGTTTGAACCGCTCCAGTTTCTCCCGGTGGTGAGAGCGCTGGTCCTGGTTGGAGGTCGATGACGGAGGCTGCGTCGCTGAGCCTACACCGGCTGACCCTTGACCCCCGGAGGAGGAGTTTGGCCCGTTGGTCTCAGCAGAGTCGGAAGAGTTCGGCTTCTGCTTCTgctgcagaaagaaaaaaacagagcattTTAGGAAACGTTTCAGACTTCAGACTTCATCAGCTGAAGTTTTGAGGAAGTGTAGCAGGTAATGCAGTCTTACAGCCACCACTTTAGCATCATGTCATTTTCACTtcacaattaaattaaatctcaaGCAGATGATGATGCAAAACATACCTTTTTCAGGTGTTTTTCCCGAGCGCCTTTCATCTGTACAGACAGAAACATTGCATCACTGTGAGGTAccgcccacttcctgtttatgaTGTGATCACATGGTATACACTCACGCTAGCAGGCACTGAGCGTTAAACTCTCTAACCTTCTTCTTGGGCCCGCTCTCCTGAGACAGCTCCTTCTCCTTCTTGCGCTTCTGCCCGTCCTGGCGCGTCTCCTCGGCAGACGGAGCTTTCTTTTTGCTCGGCGGCGGGTCGTCTGTGAGCTTCCACCGGCCGACTTCGCCGTTATCCAGCCGCCTCTTCCCCAAACCGTCGCCGTCCTGAGGGATAAAAGACCAGAGGAACTGACCGAGACGCAGGAGCTGTGCGTGCTGCTGCAGAGTGTTGATGTATTTACCGTAGCACAgcgtggtggaggtggtgtttaAATCCTCACCTTACTGGTTTTCCCCTCCTTGTGGCATTTGGGACACTCCCAGCAGTTTGGGATCTCGTCGTTAATGATGCCTTCTGCTTTACCCATCTGTCAGGAAACACCCAACACTGatcaacacacactacaccccTCACtctggactgtgtgtgtgtgtgtggagactgTACAGTAACTCGCTCatcatttctcacacacacacacacacactcagcgaAGTGAAGGAAACTAGTCTGAGGACAGACAGTTGATTTAGTTTAAACAGCTCAGGAGTTTATAGTAATAATACAGTTATAACAGCTCAGATTCAGTTATTACAGACACACAGCAATGAAGACAGACGGACATGCAGGCAGACAGAAgcacagaaggacagagagcaATGAAAACAGATAGgaggacagatagacagagacggAGGGggcagatggacagacagggagacacaCAGACGAACCTtaaagcagacagagagagacgaacagaaaacagaaggacagagagacagaccttAAagcaaatagagagagagacagacggatggacagacagagagacagacagagagacagaccttAAGGCAGCTGGGGTGGATGATCTCGTTGCAGATGGTACACTCCATCAGAGAGAGACTGAACTTCTCCTCCTCAGACTCCACAGTGTCCTCCTTCCCCGCTTCTCCACACGCAAAACACACCGCCGTGTGAGGAAGCAcgggctacacacacacacacacacacacacacacacacacagcgagggagagagagagagagagggagtatAAGAGGAAGTGAATATGTGACGTGAATTGTAAATAACGGTAGTATAATAAATAACGTCTGAGCAGCGACAGTGTGGGAAATAAACCAGCATCCAGTCtctcactgtaacactcagcGTCGCTGGGGCGGGGCATTGTGGGGCGGGGCATTGTGGGGCGGGGCATTGTGGGGCGGGGCGTAACAACAGGGTAAAAGGTCTCcccattttgtttaaaattattagcacttttttcacttttcatataaagtgtgtgtgtatgtgtgagtgtgtgtgtactcacggCAGTACACTGTCTCAGTAGACAGGACTGTTTCATGCGTCCTGGTCCCCCGAACTTCTTCATGTCCTTGCAGAAGTGACACTCTCCACACTCGGAGCGCATACAGGCCTGACAGCGCCGGCAACGGGTACGGCGCCGCCTCGCCCCCCCCAGAGCCTTACTGCCCGACATCACctctacactctgtacacacacacacacacacacacacacacagaggggagagagacatgAGAGTCAGTACAAGACGACTGGTTgtatgtataattataataataataataatattagatcttcagtggatataaaagtttacacacccctgttagaACTGCAGGTGAAAGAGCAACCAACAATATACAAGTGAAAAAcgagtgaaaaacaaacagaaatgtttgaGAGAGAAGAACATACAATAACATGGTtgaatcttttcaaactgtGGACCCACTACTGACTGGCAGTATCtggtctgctgatggacttggccagtctaaaaccttccactttccccctgatgaagtgctttgttgtgttgctgtgtgttttggttcgttgtcttgctgcatgatgaagttcctgctgattagattggatgcaaattagcagacagaatgtttctgtaggtttctgaattcattctgctgctaccatcatgagctccatcatcagtaaagattctccacactttggtctttccatcactatggtagaggttaatcttagTTCCAGAACTTCTGTGGCTTagctctgtatttctttgttaattcCAATCTGGAAGGAATTCTGGTCTatagtctcatattcatcttctgatctcaaacccaaatgtcttcagtatatagTGAAAACAAtagaactggccttgctgttccaatacttttggaggggactgtggAAAGAGGAAAGCACTACcagccctcttctgcatacatgagctcactgacgcctgtgattggctggtgtcactgtgattgacagggaagataGAGTAtgctcctcccacccagaaggcagtcagttttgctctcttggactcctgatcACGGATGGTTGTGGCGCCACTGGGATTGGAACTCGTGATCTCCGGACAGTAGgagaacgcttttctgttgcaccacttgggagcccCTTCTGGGTGTACTTTGAGACATTCTGTCCATCATTAACTCTTTGTTTGCTGtgcttgatgtaagtcacactcacATCTAACAATGATTCAGAAACATGTCGGGTTTGGGCAGTGACGTAAACAGGAATTACGCTTGGTGGGAAGagaatatatacaaaataatttttacaaaTACGAAATAAAATCGATtgttattttgatcatttttaaggCACAAGCTTCTatcaaacaataaaacaaacataatttattcttttttccccctaaaatgtttaatatttttccactTGAATGATGTTGGTTGCTATTTCatattaaaggtgaaaaaagatCCGAGATggtttatcttggtttcttctttttttctcaaaaaccTGCTATATTAaaaggggtgtgtaaacttttacaTCCACTGTGTCCAAAAAGCCAGGAACCAATAAGAGTACCAAGAACTACCAAGAAGCACCATCTCTACTGTTTCATTCAATGTTAATGCCATTTTTCACCTGCAaggaaaagaataaatataaaataagtaaataaataataaatacaaaatcacacatatatatatgtatatatatatgatgtttAACTCTCATTGGTTCCCGACTTTCCAGGCTCCCTGTGTAACGTCTCAGCAGCGACAGTTATTAATAAACTCAAATTCAATCTGTTCTTATCTCTtatatttcacaaacattttaacACTGAAAGAGAAATATCATAAAACCTGTAAACAACTCAACATTTAACAATATGAAAATTAACTACAACGCCTTCACATCACACCCAGGCTGTCTGCTGTTATTGACATTttccttaatttaaaaaaaaaaaggtagcacgtcacagaaaagtgtattgcgACTTCATTTATCTCCATTTTTACATTCGACtattttgaccttgtggggacattcgGCTGGTTCTCACCAcgaaaagagattttttttttttaaacaaaaactggAAAAGAgctaaaagagaaacatttcctTCTGGTGACTGCGGTTAAGATCAAAGTTAGCAGTTAAGGTTAGAAGGCGGAGGTTAGTTTACAGGTTAGAGGTTATGGATAGAGAATAGAGGTAAAGAATGGGGGTTAGTTTTACAGGTTAGAGGataaaggttaaggttaaggttagaggaTAGAGATTAAGATtagaggttaaggttagaggaTCGAGATTAAGTTTACAGGTTAGAGGATAGAGATTAAGTTTACAGGTTAGAGGATAGAGATTAAGTTTACAGGTTAGAGGATAAGGTTAGAGATTAAGGTTAGTTTTAGAGATTGAGGATAGAGGATAGAGGTTAGTTTTACAGGTtagaggttagggttagaggttAGTTTACAGGTTAGTGGTTAGGGTTAGAGGTTAGATAGTGGTATGGTGTAGCAGAGTGTGAATTAGCTGTGTTAATAATTATCTTGTCAGTGGGAAGTCCTCACAAGGATGGGAAGACAAATGAGTGTTTAAGTAGATGTTTTACCCAGAGAgaagtgaaaataaacagagaactgtgtgtgtctgtgtgtgtgtgtgtgtgtgtgtgtgtgtgtgtgagagagagagagagagaaagagctgagTCATAGAGCAGAAAGTGAAACAGCCACATTGCTgcgcttcttttttttttaaattctttttgtttcctcGACGTTAATGATTataatttctgtgtgtgtgtgtgtgtgtgtgtgtgtgtgttaatcagaTTTAACTTCTGCTGATATTATATTCTTCTAAACCTTATCATTTTGTTCATCAAATTATAATTCAAACAAACTGTGTTAAaataacacagtgtgtgtgtgtgtgtgtgtgtgttcatgttcacGATGCTTCAGATTTGTCCATAATGACAGGACTGTTATAACACACATCCTTCCAAATAGGACAGATTTGTCTTGCTGGATAAAATTCCGCGCCTACGCACAAAGCCTCGGTTTGAGCAGAGAGTAAAGCGCTGTAATATAtcataacagcacacacacttcctgttacacttctgaccaatcagtatcGAGTCTATGAGCAGAGGAGCGGGGGGCACTTACATTTGGACATTATCTATACACTCGGCATGGGCGTTCACCTCATTTCTCCCGTACGACGTGCTAACAACTGAAACGTCAGTAACGTCCGAGCGTAGCAACAATAGTAGGTGTAAAATCTAACTAGcttaacacacactaaataatGCACCAATGAGTAGAAATCAGTTGTTTACGTTACACACTAGCCTTCCCCTCAGATTAAATTAATTAGCATGTGCTAGCGTGCTCTCAAATACGAGTCATTTATCAATCATCACTTCATAACAATGGACGTAACAAACATTCTTCAATAAGGTGATGAAAAAACATACGAACATAAAAAAATCGCACAAGCGTAACCAATAATCGTCTCTAGTTATACCGTCATATTCCTTATAGCGAGCGACAAAGTGATCGTTCGTTTGCtgaacaggccacgcccacaagcgacacAAGAGACTCGTCACTAGCTAGCGTGAGCATAGGGTTAAACAGTAATATCCATTGCTGATTGGTCCGTGTGAGTTTCTCCTCAACACGGGCGTGAACGaatgaagccccgccccctgaccTCTCTTATTGGCTGAGCATCACTGCATCAATTAAAGCCTCATCTCAGGTGTGTACTTGATCAGGCGGAGCTCGTTTACCTGTCAATAAATATGTGGTTTTATACACCAGGTTTTCATTCTCAGTACAacctgaaattatttattatacactcaaaccatttttaatttcataataaacacattttataaacaatttactaatatttaaaaagaaaatgatgaatATGGCAGGAACACTGCACAGCAACAAGTGTGACTGAATtttacactattattattattattatctccattttattctatttatttatatttatgattgttcTAGTCTTCCTGATTAGTTCTTTATCATcttagctgattatttttctaatcaAATTAAATGGGTTAAATGctctgtttttagtttttttttttaatttttattaaagctagttattttgtgtaaattagatACATGATCAAAAAAGCATATTCTGCATTTTAATCAGCAGATTGCAGATTACAGAGATCAGTACTGtgattattaaattatgtttaaCACTGAATGTACACATCTCTGAGAGCAATCAGAGTCCTGAGTATACTGAAAGCAATGGGAGTACTGCGAGCACTGGGTGTACTGACTATACTGAGAGCACTGGGTGTACTGAGAGCACTGGGTGTACTGAGAGCACTGGGAGTACTGACTATACTGAGAGCACTGGGTGTACTGAGAGCACTGggagtactgagagtactgagagtactgggagtactgagagtactgggagtactgagagtactggGAGTACTGGGAGTACTGGGTAtactgagagtactgagagCACTGAGTATACTGAGAGTACTGGGTATACTGAGTATACTGAGAGCACCGAGTATACTGAGTATACTGGGTGTAGTGGGCGTACTGGGTGTAGTGGGCGTACTGGGTGTAGTGGGCGTACTGGGAGTACTGAGAGAACTGAGAGTACTGAGAAAACTGGGTGTACTGAGAGCACTGAGTATACTCGGAGCACTGGGTAtactgagagtactgagagCACCGAGTAtactgagagtactgagagCACCGAGTATACTGAGAGTACCGGGTATACTGAGAGCACCGAGTATACTGAGAGTACTGGGAGTACTGGGTGTACCGGGAGTACTGGGTGTACCGAGCGTACTGGGTGTACTGAGAGTACTGGGCGTACTGAGAGTACTGGGCGTACTGAGAGTACTGGGCGTACTGAGAGTACTGGGCGTACTGAGCGTACTGAGAGCACTGAGCGtactgagagtactgagagCACTGAGTATACTGAGAGCACTGAGTATACTGAGAGTACTGAGTATACTGAGAGTACTGAGTAtactgagagtactgagagCACTGAGTAtactgagagtactgagagtactgagagCACTGAGTATGCTGAGAGTACTGAGAGCACTGAGTATACTGAGAGCACTGAGAGCACTGAGTATACTGAGTATACTGAGTATACTGAGAGTACTGAGTATGCTGAGAGTACTGAGAGCACTGAGTATACTGAGTAtactgagagtactgagagCACTGAGTATACTGAGAGCACTGAGAGCACTGAGTAtactgagagtactgagagCACTGAGTATACTGAGAGCACTGAGAGCACTGAGTAtactgagagtactgagagCACCGAGTGTACTGGGAGTACTGGGTAtactgagagtactgagagCACTGAGTATACTGAGAGCACTGAGTATGCTGAGAGTACTGAGAGCACTGAGTATACTGAGTATACTGAGAGTACTGAGTATACTGAGAGCACTGAGAGCACTGAGTAtactgagagtactgagagCACTGAGTATACTGAGAGCACTGAGAGCACTGAGTATACTGAGAGTACTGGGAGTACTGGGTAtactgagagtactgagagtactgagagCACCGAGTGTACTGGGAGTACTGGGTATACTGAGAGTACTGAGTATACTGAGAGTACTGGGAGTACTGGGTAtactgagagtactgagagCACCGAGTGTACTGGGAGTACTGGGTATACTGAGAGTACTGAGTATACTGGGAGCACTGGGTGTACTGGGTATACTGAGCGTACTGGGAGTACTGGGTGTACTGggagtactgagagtactgagagtacagGGTATACTGGGAGTACTGGGTATACTGAGAGTACTGGGAGTACTGAGTGTACTGGGTATACTGGGAGCACTGGGTGTACTGGGTATACTGAGCGTACTGGGAGTACTGAGCGTACTGGGAGTACTGGGTGTACTGGGAGTACTGAGT containing:
- the zgc:158376 gene encoding F-box/LRR-repeat protein 19 isoform X1, which encodes MSGSKALGGARRRRTRCRRCQACMRSECGECHFCKDMKKFGGPGRMKQSCLLRQCTAPVLPHTAVCFACGEAGKEDTVESEEEKFSLSLMECTICNEIIHPSCLKMGKAEGIINDEIPNCWECPKCHKEGKTSKDGDGLGKRRLDNGEVGRWKLTDDPPPSKKKAPSAEETRQDGQKRKKEKELSQESGPKKKMKGAREKHLKKQKQKPNSSDSAETNGPNSSSGGQGSAGVGSATQPPSSTSNQDQRSHHREKLERFKRMCQLLERTRDSSSSSSSSSSSESDSDSDSDSDSASPGGASEPSSPATAYNSREREREKEREKERERERNRRLAELGFSASDDSEGERTGNEQEQEVTSEETQQQQQRSRKSENTPRGRKSAAVTEIEDEDAVGGGEKNRKPGLLTPPSPSALSSSQHQPSIGHAHSEGVSKRSNGQEVSRNGRTRMEKENAKSNSGGTNANANHRHQTNKTGRAGKTRSGTKQTPTQTTGSGTANGGNGGVLLSNPASRIAAQLTFISPPKAVQMERHLVRPPPACPEPHCLPLDSGASHVLPRDVWLRVFQHLNQKQLCVCMRVCRTWSRWCCDKRLWTQIDLSRQRSITPPMLSGIIRRQPVSLNLGYTNISKKQLMWLINRLQGLLELNVSGCPWSSVSALCQTVCPCLRLLDLSRVEDLKDSHLRELLAPPNSDTRTGESRGGRFQNVTELRLAGLEVTDAASRLLVRYLPHLTKLDLSQCGQITDQTINTLTSPISPLRESLTHVNLAGCVKVTEQCLPLLRRCVSLQSVDLRSCGLLPPETDDRLLLKNS
- the zgc:158376 gene encoding F-box/LRR-repeat protein 19 isoform X2 gives rise to the protein MSGSKALGGARRRRTRCRRCQACMRSECGECHFCKDMKKFGGPGRMKQSCLLRQCTAPVLPHTAVCFACGEAGKEDTVESEEEKFSLSLMECTICNEIIHPSCLKMGKAEGIINDEIPNCWECPKCHKEGKTSKDGDGLGKRRLDNGEVGRWKLTDDPPPSKKKAPSAEETRQDGQKRKKEKELSQESGPKKKMKGAREKHLKKKQKPNSSDSAETNGPNSSSGGQGSAGVGSATQPPSSTSNQDQRSHHREKLERFKRMCQLLERTRDSSSSSSSSSSSESDSDSDSDSDSASPGGASEPSSPATAYNSREREREKEREKERERERNRRLAELGFSASDDSEGERTGNEQEQEVTSEETQQQQQRSRKSENTPRGRKSAAVTEIEDEDAVGGGEKNRKPGLLTPPSPSALSSSQHQPSIGHAHSEGVSKRSNGQEVSRNGRTRMEKENAKSNSGGTNANANHRHQTNKTGRAGKTRSGTKQTPTQTTGSGTANGGNGGVLLSNPASRIAAQLTFISPPKAVQMERHLVRPPPACPEPHCLPLDSGASHVLPRDVWLRVFQHLNQKQLCVCMRVCRTWSRWCCDKRLWTQIDLSRQRSITPPMLSGIIRRQPVSLNLGYTNISKKQLMWLINRLQGLLELNVSGCPWSSVSALCQTVCPCLRLLDLSRVEDLKDSHLRELLAPPNSDTRTGESRGGRFQNVTELRLAGLEVTDAASRLLVRYLPHLTKLDLSQCGQITDQTINTLTSPISPLRESLTHVNLAGCVKVTEQCLPLLRRCVSLQSVDLRSCGLLPPETDDRLLLKNS